Below is a window of Terriglobia bacterium DNA.
CAGGTCGTAGGCGACGGAAAGATGAATCTCGCCCTGGGGACTACGTTTGTCCATGCGGCCCGTCCAGTTGCCGACCATCCACTCGATGGAAGAAAAGTCTGGCTTGGGGGGCAGCGGAATTCGATAGGTGGACGGATGCTTGTCTCCCGCGGCGAGCAACGTCGATGATATGATGATCAGACCAACGATAATTGCCAACTTCGTTGAACGCCCGCCTGGAATGACTCTCATGAATGATGCCCCCTGTAAACGAAACCCATATGGCTCCGTTCATGAAGGAAGATGTGCGCCTCTGAAAGCCCGGAGCGCCCCAGCAAATCAGCCAGTTCATCCGGGGTGTAAGCGGCACGAACGGAATCCTCAAACAGCCTCTTCATGATGCCAGAATAATGGCGTCCGTACCAGCGGACATGCCAGGGATAGGCCAGGCGCGAAGGGCGGCGAAGATCTCGGAGCAGAATCGACCCGTCCGGTTTTATGACCCGCAACATCTCTCCCAGGACCCTTGCGGGGTCTGACAGGTGATGCAATACGGAATTGGAGAGAACGAAATCAAAGGCGCCGCCGGAGAAGGGAAGCCGATCGGCGCTGGCCTGCTGGAAGAAAACCCGGTTTTCCAGTCCCAGCTCGGCGGCCATTCTGCGCGCAGTCTCCACCATGTTCCGCGAACGGTCGAGTCCCACGACTGCCAGCCCGCGACAGCGGCGTGCAACCTTCAGAGCGATGTTGCCGGGCCCACAACCGACGTCCAGCAGGGACCCAGTGGGTTCGACGCCGGGCGGCGCGAGTGAAAGCACCCGGTCTACAAAAGTGTTGTCCAGCGCGTCAAGATGGTCCTGGCCGGCGGCCGAAGCGTACGCGGAAATATCATCCGCCGCGTTCATCACCTCCGGTTCTGGATTGCGGTTCATTTCAAGCCAGCGCATAACGAGAAATTATTCTAGCGCAAAGCGGACTCATCCGAACCAGATTAGGGCCATTCCTGTCTCGATCCATGCCGCCCATTTGATCTTTATCATATTGAAGCCGGCCTATGTTCAGCGGCGGCCTTATGTTTTGTTGCGCGGCGCGGACTGCGGGCGCTCCGTTCGCCAGAAAACAGAATTTCTCCTTGCATCCGGCGTTTGCGCTCTGGCATGATGGGGCGCAGAACAGGACCACATAATTGGACGTAGCTAGCCACCCCCGCAAGGGGGCAATGTCACGCGTTTGAGGGAGGACCGGGATTTATTGCCTGCCTTATGAACATCCCGGTTCCTTCCGTCTTCGCCGCTGAAACTTAACGAATCCGGACTCATCCTTCATCCACTCCCGTCGCGCGGCTGCTCCCTTTGTGGCGCACGCCGAGGCGCGAAGCGCAAATGCGCGAAAGTCCTTCCTGGTTTTGCCGATAAGTAATGGGTAAAGGGTTTCGCAGCCTGCACGGTGGCGTCTGGGATGCGTGGAAGAATCGCAAAAGAATTTGTGATGTGTTCCTCGGTGCACAGGCGCTGAAACTCAAGGGACAAGGACCGGCGAACGTGAGCTTTATCAATTTTGCTTCCCGTGAGATCCACTGCAAAGTCGTCTACTACGGGGCCGGATTGGGCGGCAAAACAACCAACTTGCAATGGATTTTTGAACGGACGGCGGCGAAGTCCGGGGGCAAGTTGCTGTCACTTGCGACGGAAACCGACCGGACCCTGTTTTTTGATTTCTTGCCGCTGGAACTGGGGACACTGCGTAGCTTTAGGACCAGGTTTCACCTTTATACCGTACCCGGCCAGGTCTTCTATGACGCCAGCCGAAAGCTGATCCTGCGTGGTGTGGACGGAGTGGTTTTTGTGGCCGACTCGCAGGAAGAACGCATGGAGGCAAACCGGGAAGCATTGAACAACCTGCAGACCAACCTGAAAGATCACGGCTACGACTTCTCTACCCTCCCTTATGTGCTTCAACTCAACAAGCGTGACCTGCCCAGCGCGCTTCCGATTGAAAAGCTCAAAGAATCGCTTCAGCTTAAGGGCGAGCCGGTGCTTGGCGCGGTGGCCGTCCAGGGCGTGGGAGTCTTCGAAACGCTTAAGGAAGTTGGTCGCCAGGTCCTCGCAGAACTCAAGGAGGGTTAGGGTAGCCCTGCCGCGTGGCAAGGTGACACCTCAAATTCCAACCGATTGTGAAGCAGTCTGAATTTCTCAGCAGGACCGCGAAGGCCATCTGTTTCGTTCATGGCTGACGGACCCTCCAAGTTCGAGGTCCCGGGCGTTTTGCCGCACAGCATGGCGTGCCGATCTCGTTAGACCTGGCTTTCAGACTGTACCGTTCCGGTCAATTCGAAGAAGTGATGTCCCATGATGGCCAGCGTCAGAGCTTTGTCCAGGTGCTGGCGGTGGCGCCGAACGGCCTGGGCCAGAAATTTCCAGTACTCCGTTCGATAGTTGCTGAGCAGGCCCTGCTTCCAGAATGACCGCCCGACCGCAAGAAAATCTGAAAGAACAATTGGCGTGCGGGTGGGCGTGCCCAATTGCGAAAGGAATGCCTGCACGCGATTGAAGTACTCGCGTGGATAGTAGATGGTTTCCAGGATCCTGCGATAGCCGTCAATCAGTTCCTGGGTGTCCATGCGGGGTATGAAATTCATGTCCAGCAGCGTGTTGCTTCCCAGGCTTTCCTTGAGAAGCCGCCCTTCCGCTTTCAACCGGCGCCACAGTTGGGTGTTCGGCAAAGCGCTCAGCAGTCCCACCATCGAGATGGGAATTGCCGCGTCCCGAATAAACTGGATCTGGCGCTCGAAGACGTCCGGAGGGTCGTTGTCAAACCCGACGATAAAGCCCGCCATCACTTCCATGCCGTAAGACTGCACCAGCTTGACGCTCTCCAGAAGGTCTTTGCGCAGGTTCTGGAACTTCGTCGTTTCCTTGAGGCTTTCCGCTACAGGAGTTTCAATACCCATGAAAACGCTGTTGAAGTGCGCGTCCCGCATGTACTCCAGCAGTTCCGTGTCTTCAGCCAGATTCAGCGAGGCTTCCGTGAGGAAGGAAAATGGATAACCCCGGTCGCGATTCCATCGAACCAGTTCCGGCAGCAGTTTCCTCACGTTCTTCTTGTTGCCAATGAAATTGTCATCTACCAGGAACACGCGGCCCCGCCAGCCCATGGCGTGAATTTGGTCCAGCTCAGCGAGAACCTGCTCGGGGGTTTTGGTGCGGGGCCTTCTTCCGTAGATCTCGATGATGTCGCAGAACTCGCAGGTGAAAGGGCATCCGCGGGAGTACTGGACAGCCATGGCGCTGTACTTTCGGAGGCTGAGGAGTCCGAGTTCCGGCTTGGGGACCAGCGTTAGATCCGGCAGAGCGGGAGCTTTGTAGTGCGCCCGGGCGTCGCCGGACTCGAGGTCCTGGGCCAGGGTGGCAATGAGTTCTTCGGCTTCGCCTTCCACCACGTGATCGGCTTCGTTGATATTGGGATCTTTGGTGCTGGCAATCGGGCCGCCCACCACCGTGCGCAGGCCGCGTGCCCTTGCCCGTGTAATGACCTTTTTCATTGACGGGCCCTGCACCATCATGCCGCTCAGGAACACCACGTCTGCCCACGCCAATTCTGAATCTTTGAGCGGGCGCACATTCAAATCCACCGCACGCTTCTGCCACGAGGAAGGCAGCATGGCGGCGACGGTCAGAAGACCCAGCGGCGGATAAGCCGAGCGTTTGCCTTGGAAGGGAAGCGCGTGCTTAAAGCTCCAGAAAGTATCTGGAAATTCAGGATAAATCAGTAAAGCTTTCATTCGACGGTTCCCAATCTCTGTGAGGTAGGATTCCTGGTGCCCGTTACTAAGCTCCAGTCTATCACAGCACATTCCTGTCCAAACAAGGAAAATCTGACCAAGCGGCCGGCATCTGGCAGTAGATTCGGTCCGGGCATCTTGTTCTGGCCCCGTGATGGTTTTGCGATCAAAATAGACCGTTCGGGCAGCGAACTGGCGGCCCCCAACACATTTTAAGGAGCACGCTTGCCTGTTCGTCCCTAACCTATGCCTCATCTACCTACCGCCGTGCTTCCAGAGATCCAGATATTTGCGGCCTATGCCGTTTTTCTGGGCAGCTATCTGGTGTTTGCCCTGGGCAAGTTTCCCGGCATGAAGATTGACCGCCCTGGAGCGGCTATCATCGGCGCGGTCCTGATGGTTGTTTTTGGGATTGTCCTGCCGCAAAACGCGCTTCACTTTATCGACTTCAGCACCATCGTATTGCTTTTCTCGATGATGCTCATCGTCGGACATCTTCGTTCGGCTGGATTTTTTGAGTGGACTACCGGGATGGTCCTGGTGCGGCTGAAACCGCATCACCTGCTGCCGACGGTCATTTTCACCTGTGGGCTTCTTTCTGCGTTCTTCGTGAACGACATCATCTGCCTCGTGATGGTTCCGTTCGTGCTTTCCGCCACCCGGAAAATGGGCGCCAAACCCCTACCCTACCTGCTGGCGGTGGCGACGGCCTCGAACATCGGCAGCGTGGCTACCATCACCGGGAATCCCCAGAACATGCTGATCGGATCGCTGTCCGGCATTGGCTACACTTCGTTCTTGTTCTATCTTGCGCCGATAGCCGTTGTTGGACTGCTGCTGGACTGGCTGGTCCTCCACGTGGCCTTCTCACGGGCGGGGATGGCCGACCCTTCTCCAGCGCCCGCCGTCGCGGTCCTGCCGCGAGACCGCTCATCCCTGGTCAAGCCGGGAATCGTCATCCTGATCGTCCTTGCCGGCTTTCTCGCAGGCGTCCCTCCGGCGGTGATGGCAGCACTGGGCGCCGCGATGATGCTGGTGACACGCACGCGCGATCCGCAGCAGGCCTACCGGCAAGTTGATTGGGGCATTCTGGTGTTCTTCGTGGGTCTTTTCATTATCGTGGGTGGAGCGGAAAAAGCCGGAATGGCGGACCTGCTTCTGAATTTTGCGCGCACCTGGAACCTGCAGGACCCGGGGATTTTTACGGTGGTCGTGGCCGCCCTCTCGAACCTGGTGAGCAATGTCCCAGCCGTCATGCTTCTTAAATCGGTCGTACCGGGCTTTGCGAACTCACACATGGGTTGGCTGGTCCTGGCGATGGCCAGCACGCTGGCGGGCAATCTGACCATCACCGGCTCCGTCGCCAACATCATTGTGGTTGAGCGCGCCGGGCCGGAAGTCCACATCGGCTTTCGCGACTACTTCCGCGTGGGTCTTCCTGTCACGCTGCTGACACTCGGCTTTGGCCTGCTGTGGTTGTGGTGCTTCAGGTAG
It encodes the following:
- a CDS encoding class I SAM-dependent methyltransferase, producing the protein MRWLEMNRNPEPEVMNAADDISAYASAAGQDHLDALDNTFVDRVLSLAPPGVEPTGSLLDVGCGPGNIALKVARRCRGLAVVGLDRSRNMVETARRMAAELGLENRVFFQQASADRLPFSGGAFDFVLSNSVLHHLSDPARVLGEMLRVIKPDGSILLRDLRRPSRLAYPWHVRWYGRHYSGIMKRLFEDSVRAAYTPDELADLLGRSGLSEAHIFLHERSHMGFVYRGHHS
- a CDS encoding ADP-ribosylation factor-like protein encodes the protein MSFINFASREIHCKVVYYGAGLGGKTTNLQWIFERTAAKSGGKLLSLATETDRTLFFDFLPLELGTLRSFRTRFHLYTVPGQVFYDASRKLILRGVDGVVFVADSQEERMEANREALNNLQTNLKDHGYDFSTLPYVLQLNKRDLPSALPIEKLKESLQLKGEPVLGAVAVQGVGVFETLKEVGRQVLAELKEG
- a CDS encoding B12-binding domain-containing radical SAM protein, whose product is MKALLIYPEFPDTFWSFKHALPFQGKRSAYPPLGLLTVAAMLPSSWQKRAVDLNVRPLKDSELAWADVVFLSGMMVQGPSMKKVITRARARGLRTVVGGPIASTKDPNINEADHVVEGEAEELIATLAQDLESGDARAHYKAPALPDLTLVPKPELGLLSLRKYSAMAVQYSRGCPFTCEFCDIIEIYGRRPRTKTPEQVLAELDQIHAMGWRGRVFLVDDNFIGNKKNVRKLLPELVRWNRDRGYPFSFLTEASLNLAEDTELLEYMRDAHFNSVFMGIETPVAESLKETTKFQNLRKDLLESVKLVQSYGMEVMAGFIVGFDNDPPDVFERQIQFIRDAAIPISMVGLLSALPNTQLWRRLKAEGRLLKESLGSNTLLDMNFIPRMDTQELIDGYRRILETIYYPREYFNRVQAFLSQLGTPTRTPIVLSDFLAVGRSFWKQGLLSNYRTEYWKFLAQAVRRHRQHLDKALTLAIMGHHFFELTGTVQSESQV
- a CDS encoding anion transporter, which encodes MPHLPTAVLPEIQIFAAYAVFLGSYLVFALGKFPGMKIDRPGAAIIGAVLMVVFGIVLPQNALHFIDFSTIVLLFSMMLIVGHLRSAGFFEWTTGMVLVRLKPHHLLPTVIFTCGLLSAFFVNDIICLVMVPFVLSATRKMGAKPLPYLLAVATASNIGSVATITGNPQNMLIGSLSGIGYTSFLFYLAPIAVVGLLLDWLVLHVAFSRAGMADPSPAPAVAVLPRDRSSLVKPGIVILIVLAGFLAGVPPAVMAALGAAMMLVTRTRDPQQAYRQVDWGILVFFVGLFIIVGGAEKAGMADLLLNFARTWNLQDPGIFTVVVAALSNLVSNVPAVMLLKSVVPGFANSHMGWLVLAMASTLAGNLTITGSVANIIVVERAGPEVHIGFRDYFRVGLPVTLLTLGFGLLWLWCFR